The proteins below come from a single Cannabis sativa cultivar Pink pepper isolate KNU-18-1 chromosome 3, ASM2916894v1, whole genome shotgun sequence genomic window:
- the LOC115709130 gene encoding uncharacterized protein LOC115709130, which produces MAFSLLVLENSSGMHPSVPPPQMVALVHPNLFCDGLVPQIKFFSSKFSLFPFSQSINSCIYCSECYNEYPSHLKISLQIIKCGNPFYLLLSPYICCFSLSLSSFSPPNFIITHVYHFGFWKMEADQWFNDDLKLRIIIFPIGSRILDKMDRSSRRSQRALWFYLFKGRSRASCEPSGGIQSVQSSVGSASVSAFKAVSGDPNALAGQGDHPAAQPDSSVRGKGLASASGVKRASFQSHQLMVGGSLRETLKRARANDNDDATTLADLSLEQAGVAGHNRPGK; this is translated from the exons ATGGCTTTCTCTCTCTTGGTTCTAGAGAACTCTAGTGGCATGCATCCCTCTGTTCCTCCACCGCAAATGGTGGCTTTGGTCCATCCGAATTTGTTTTGTGATGGTTTAGTTCCTCAAATCAAATTCTTCTCTTCTAAGTTTTCTTTGTTTCCATTCTCTCAATCCATTAACTCTTGCATTTATTGCTCTGAGTGTTATAATGAATATCCATCCCATCTTAAAATCTCTCTTCAGATCATTAAATGTGGAAATCCCTTTTATCTTCTCCTCAGCCCTTACATCTGCTgtttctctctatctctctcatcTTTCTCACCCCCAAATTTCATTATTACTCACGTTTATCACTTTGGGTTTTGGAAAATGGAGGCGGATCAATGGTTTAATGATGATTTGAAGCTTAGAATCATCATTTTTCCTATTGGGTCTAGGATCCTGGACAAGATGGATAGATCCTCCAGGAGATCACAAAGGGCACTCTGGTTTTATCTATTTAAAGGAAGGTCCAG GGCTTCTTGTGAACCCTCTGGGGGCATACAATCTGTTCAGTCTTCTGTGGGAAGTGCTTCTGTTTCAGCCTTTAAGGCTGTCTCTGGTGATCCAAATGCCCTTGCTGGTCAGGGTGATCATCCTGCTGCCCAACCTGATTCTTCTGTGCGAGGAAAAGGCCTTGCTTCTGCTTCTGGTGTGAAGCGGGCTTCCTTTCAATCGCATCAGCTTATGGTTGGTGGCTCTCTTAGGGAAACTCTTAAGAGAGCTAGGGCAAATGATAATGATGATGCTACCACTCTTGCTGATTTATCTTTGGAACAGGCGGGTGTTGCTGGGCACAACCGCCCAGGAAAATGA
- the LOC115709804 gene encoding uncharacterized protein LOC115709804 has protein sequence MEGGKAKMKSSAVTLDQFVSIMAPLIDLEKEAEISASINTGASRNLETAQKKGSTIINLKCVDAQTGLMGKTLIEFQSNKGDVLPAHKFSTHDVVVMKPNKADIGSPALGQGVVYRLKDSSITVAFDDIPEEGLNSSLRLEKVANEVTYRRMKDALIQLSKGIQRGPASDLIPVLFGETPPAVSKKDLTFSPFNSNLDHSQKEAISKALASKNVFLLHGPPGTGKTTTVVEIILQEVKRGSKILACAASNIAVDNMVERLVRHRVKLVRVGHPARLLPQVLESALDSQVLRGDNSSLANDIRKEMKALNGKLLKTRDKNTRREIQKELRTLSKEERKRQQLAVTDVIKNADVVLTTLTGASSRKLDRTSFDLVIIDEAAQALEIQCWIALLKGSRCILAGDHLQLPPTIQSAEAEKKGLGRTLFERLADMYGNDVMSMLTVQYRMHELIMDWSSKELYNSKVKAHSSVAAHMLYDLEDAKKTSSTEPTLLLIDSAGCDMEEKKDEEESTLNEGEAEVAMAHAKRLVQSGVQASDIGIITPYNAQVVLLKMIKSNDEKLKDLEISTVDGFQGREKEAIIISMVRSNSKNEVGFLSDRRRMNVAVTRARRQCCLVCDTETVSSDAFLKRLIEYFEEHGEYSSASEYCNE, from the exons ATGGAGGGAGGGAAAGCCAAGATGAAATCATCAGCTGTCACTCTGGATCAATTCGTCTCCATCATGGCTCCTCTAATTGATTTGGAAAAG gaagcTGAAATATCAGCCTCAATAAACACAGGCGCATCCAGAAATTTAGAGACCGCCCAAAAGAAAGGATCGACAATCATCAACTTGAAATGTGTGGATGCTCAG ACAGGGCTAATGGGAAAAACTCTTATTGAGTTTCAATCTAATAAAGGAGATGTTCTTCCTGCTCACAAG TTTAGTACGCATGATGTGGTTGTTATGAAGCCAAACAAGGCTGATATAGGATCCCCTGCTCTTGGACAGGGTGTTGTTTACCGATTAAAG GATTCATCAATTACGGTTGCTTTTGATGACATCCCAGAGGAGGGTTTAAATAGTTCTTTGCGGCTTGAGAAGGTGGCAAATGAG GTTACTTATCGTAGGATGAAGGATGCCTTGATACAATTGAGTAAAGGCATACAGAGGGGCCCTGCTTCTGATCTAATCCCTGTCTTATTTGGAGAAACGCCACCAGCAGTGTCCAAGAAGGACCTCACATTCAGCCCCTTTAATTCTAACTTGGATCATTCTCAG AAAGAAGCAATTTCAAAGGCCTTGGCATCAAAGAACGTATTTTTGTTGCATGGCCCTCCTGGAACGGGGAAAACAACAACGGTGGTGGAAATAATTTTGCAAGAAGTGAAACGCGGATCAAAGATTCTTGCATGTGCTGCTTCAAATATTGCTGTTGACAACATGGTTGAGCGACTTGTTCGTCACAG AGTAAAGTTGGTGAGAGTGGGCCATCCTGCACGTTTACTACCTCAAGTATTGGAGAGTGCTTTGGATTCTCAG GTTCTACGAGGGGATAATAGTTCTTTGGCAAATGACATCCGGAAGGAAATGAAG GCTCTAAATGGGAAGCTGCTGAAAACCAGAGACAAAAATACAAGGAGAGAGATCCAGAAGGAGCTTAGAACTCTTTCCAAAGAAGAGCGTAAAAGGCAGCAGCTAGCTGTGACAGATGTTATAAAAAATGCAGATGTTGTGTTAACAACTCTGACTGGAGCTTCTTCTCGTAAACTGGATAGAACGTCATTTGATTTGGTCATCATTGATGAAGCTGCTCAGGCCCTTGAGATACAATGCTGGATAGCGCTATTAAAG GGCTCAAGGTGTATACTTGCAGGGGACCATCTTCAGCTTCCTCCAACCATCCAAAGTGCTGAAGCAGAAAAGAAAGGTCTAGGTAGGACCCTCTTTGAACGCCTTGCAGACATGTACGGAAATGACGTCATGTCCATGCTCACTGTGCAGTACCGAATGCATGAGCTTATTATGGATTGGTCATCTAAAGAACTTTACAACAGTAAG GTTAAAGCCCATTCAAGTGTTGCCGCACATATGCTTTATGATCTTGAGGATGCAAAGAAGACCTCTTCCACAGAACCAACTCTTCTTCTCATAGACTCAGCTGG TTGTGACATGGAAGAAAAGAAGGATGAAGAAGAAAGCACATTGAATGAGGGTGAAGCTGAGGTTGCGATGGCCCATGCAAAGCGACTTGTTCAAAGCGGTGTTCAGGCTTCTGATATTGGAATTATTACTCCATATAATGCACAG GTTGTTTTGCTGAAAATGATAAAAAGCAATGATGAAAAGTTGAAGGATTTGGAAATTTCAACAGTTGATGGTTTCCAAGGTAGAGAGAAGGAAGCAATTATTATTTCAATGGTtcgatcaaactcaaagaatgAG GTTGGATTTTTAAGTGACCGTAGGCGAATGAATGTGGCCGTGACACGAGCAAGAAGGCAATGCTGTCTTGTCTGTGACACTGAGACTGTAAGTAGTGATGCATTCCTGAAACGATTGATTGAGTATTTCGAAGAACATGGTGAGTATTCAAGTGCCTCTGAATACTGCAATGAATAA
- the LOC115710586 gene encoding uncharacterized protein LOC115710586: protein METKLTSGAVDRVKLSLGFDSGFEVLRKHFVGGLMLLWKADVFSLKVDIRLDNVSVLVLSRKRFQFHNIRLENEEFFQIVQRSWMSPSTLTDSDFSSFMAKQESCISSLKSWNVSARSLFKNKIVALNKSIADLQNNLPLEESNVAEIKALQSQSNAFLYKEEVYWRQHARASWRNAGDKNTKFFHRFASKRKKANTIRFLKTEDGEIVNSLEGISNIVSSYFANLFHSQGCDSASVEQILSALDPPLNNFEIDYLGEPFRAEEVKKVVFQLSGDKAHGLDGLNALFYQKVLANRLKIILGKVVSPAQSAFVSGRVIFDNILLAQEVVYAINARKHGKLGWVALKLDMAKAFDRVECVTGSAKHTRGLRQGDPFSPYLFILCAEGLSSLLRLHQDINSLKGISISRRARSLTHLFFADDSLIFCAANRDSCAALTEIFDTYTKASGQAINFNKSYILFSPNVSAQIKDLYLTNLNLQDKPFISKYLGLPQCLSRSKHHSFSFLKDRISSVLHSWHSKCFSKAGKEILLKVVIQAIPAYAMACFRLPVKLCKEIEGAMAKFWWGFFWRF from the exons ATGGAAACCAAGCTTACTTCTGGAGCTGTGGATAGAGTCAAGCTTTCTTTGGGGTTTGATTCGGGTTTTGAAGTCCTTAGGAAACATTTTGTAGGGGGACTTATGCTTTTATGGAAAGCTGatgttttt AGTCTAAAAGTTGATATTAGGCTGGATAATGTTTCTGTTCTTGTTCTTTctaggaagaggtttcaatttCATAATATTAGGTTAGAAAATGAGGAGTTTTTTCAAATTGTTCAGCGTTCTTGGATGAGTCCTTCAACTCTTACTGATTCTGATTTTTCTAGTTTTATGGCCAAACAGGAGTCTTGTATATCTTCTCTTAAGTCTTGGAATGTCTCTGCTCGTAGTttgtttaagaataaaattgtTGCTCTTAATAAAAGTATTGCTGATCTTCAAAATAACCTCCCTTTAGAAGAAAGTAATGTGGCTGAGATTAAGGCTTTACAATCTCAATCGAATGCTTTCTTGTATAAAGAGGAAGTGTATTGGAGACAGCATGCTCGTGCTAGTTGGCGTAATGCTGGTGATAAAAACACTAAGTTTTTTCACCGCTTTGCATCTAAACGAAAAAAGGCTAACACTATTCGTTTTCTTAAGACTGAGGATGGGGAGATTGTAAACAGTTTGGAGGGCATTAGTAATATTGTCTCTTCTTACTTTGCCAATCTTTTTCATTCTCAAGGTTGCGATTCAGCCTCTGTTGAGCAAATTCTTTCTGCTTTAGATCCCCCTCTGaataattttgagattgacTATTTAGGGGAACCTTTTCGGGCTGAAGAAGTGAAGAAAGTTGTTTTCCAGCTTTCTGGGGACAAAGCTCATGGTTTAGATGGTCTTAATGCTTTATTTTATCAAAA GGTCTTAGCTAATCGCTTAAAAATTATATTGGGCAAGGTTGTTTCCCCAGCCCAAAGTGCTTTTGTTTCTGGAAGAGTTATCTTTGATAATATTCTTTTGGCTCAAGAGGTTGTTTATGCTATTAATGCTAGGAAGCATGGTAAATTAGGGTGGGTTGCGCTTAAACTTGATATGGCGAAGGCTTTTGATAGGGTTGAATG TGTTACTGGTAGTGCTAAGCATACTCGGGGTCTTAGACAGGGGGACCCCTTTTCtccttatttgtttattttgtgtGCTGAAGGTTTATCTTCTTTGCTTAGACTTCATCAGGACATAAATAGTTTAAAGGGTATTTCTATCTCGCGTAGGGCCCGTTCTTTAACTCATTTATTTTTTGCGGATGATAGCCTTATTTTCTGTGCTGCTAATAGAGATTCTTGTGCTGCTCTAACTGAAATCTTTGATACGTATACTAAAGCTTCTGGCCAAGCTATCAATTTTAATAAATCTTATATTCTGTTCTCTCCCAATGTTTCTGCTCAGATTAAAGATCTTTACCTTACTAATCTTAATCTGCAGGATAAACCTTTCATTAGTAAGTATTTAGGTTTGCCCCAATGTCTCTCGAGGTCTAAGCATcactctttctcttttctcaaAGATAGAATTTCTTCTGTTCTTCATTCCTGGCattctaagtgtttttctaaggCTGGTAAGGAGATCCTTCTTAAGGTTGTTATTCAAGCCATTCCTGCTTATGCAATGGCTTGTTTTAGGTTGCCTGTTAAGCTTTGTAAGGAAATTGAGGGTGCGATGGCCAAATTTTGGTGGGGGTTCTTCTGGAGATTCTAG